The Anaeromyxobacter sp. Fw109-5 genomic interval GCCCTGCGACAGCCAGTTGATGTAGGAGACGATGGCGAGCAGCGCCTCGGAGTTCTCCGGGAGCCGCACGCCGTTCATGCTCCGCATGAAGCAGCTGTTCACGCGGTCCTGCAGCGTGATGACGCCCCCGTCCCGGTCGTTGAAGGCGGGGAACGACGCGGCGGCCCCGATGAAGGTGGAGGCGATGGCCTTCTTCTTCCCCGCGTCGAGGTGACAGGAGCTGCAGGTCAGGCCGGAGGCGGGCATGTACGGCGCCGTCAGCGGGTGGGTGTTCGTCTCACGGAGCAGCCGCTCGCCCAGCTGGATCATGTACGCGAGCTCCTGGCGCGCGCCCGAGCTCCGCGGCAGGACCGTCGGCGCGTCCGGCATCGCCGCGACCTCCGCCTTGCGCGCGGCGAGGTACTCCGCCTGCGGATCGGCGCTCGGCGGCGGCTCGGCGGAGGGAGGCGGAGGAGGCGGCGAAGGCGGAGGCTCGATCGTGCGCGTCGAGCTCGCGTCGCTGCATGCTGCGAAGAGGAGGACCGCCACGAGCATGGCGGCGGCACGGATTCGAGGGAACATGGGCGCGTCTCTCCTTTGCCGGCGCTCGCCGGGCTGCCCACGCGCTTCTCGCGGGGCGCGAAACGTGCTCTTTCCAGCGGCGTGCCCGGCGAGGTGGCGCGGCAGATCCCCGCGCCCTCGGCGGTTTTCGCGGAGGGCGCCTGCCTCGGGCCCGGGCGGAGGTTGCAGAGTGCAACGGAGCGGCGACGGGACATTGCGGCGACGCGACGGCCGCTGGCGGTCCGGCATCGGCGCACGCACGCTCGCGACGATGCTGCTGGTCGCGATCCCCTCGCTCCTGGCCTTTTCGCTGCTCGTGCGCGGTGCGGCGGGGGACCTGCTGCGCGGCCGCACCGAGGCCCACATCCAGACGGTCGCGCAGAGCTCGGCGCGCGGCGTCGAGGAGCTCGTCCGGCGCGGAGAGCACTCGGCGCTCGCCCTCGCCACCTCCACGTCCATCGTGAGGGCGCTCGGGGAGCTGGAAGACGGGCGAGCGGACACCGCCTCCGTGGCCGCCCTCGGCGAGAGCTTCCTCGCCGCCCAGC includes:
- a CDS encoding c-type cytochrome; the encoded protein is MFPRIRAAAMLVAVLLFAACSDASSTRTIEPPPSPPPPPPSAEPPPSADPQAEYLAARKAEVAAMPDAPTVLPRSSGARQELAYMIQLGERLLRETNTHPLTAPYMPASGLTCSSCHLDAGKKKAIASTFIGAAASFPAFNDRDGGVITLQDRVNSCFMRSMNGVRLPENSEALLAIVSYINWLSQGFPVQPNPDRAVSTLNQSFPNPNIKAMALAGKAVPSNGAAVYAGRCAACHSEDGEGVAGSPPVWGARAYNKGAGMANNVQAGSWIQFNMPPGAELTLSDQDALDVAAFVNAQPHAAFVEAEHLPSGGTVYGGPEIVYHYGASLTPEQIAARVPRAEP